The proteins below are encoded in one region of Halorhodospira halochloris:
- a CDS encoding WD40 repeat domain-containing protein — protein sequence MRNKAICLAAFLMLSFNSHLYASAVPSAKWSAEWAHKSTVYGVTVKGDRVYTSGDDGTVRAIDTKTGAGKWVFRGHEDGTQIAAVAATSDLVFTAGHDQTIRAIDAETGEEAWVFGGIPDDFQDDVLEDGVAYSFSDQDVHANDITGSERGWVFDGHDAEVTGVTVKQDTVYSIDKNDNIYAIDIKSGDGSKHESHTDGILRDIAVIDDTVYSACRETVRAIDASSGTAVRTGDDAWVYEPETGRIRSVAAQGDTVYVGSTDNTIRAIDAETGEPFMVDGEPWVFEGHDDDVYSVSVEGGTVYSASADETVRAVDANTAEEKWKYAGYGASIRAVETNNGTAYIGGSNGEIQAIDAKTGEYLWGYAEHAEYTESGATWIADIAVTDDALFAAGDDEGWIWALTGDWKWVFEGPGRFYNVAVEGDTVYGACQHNNVRAIDVHTGLQKWVFEGHEGTAARVRDVAVEGDTVYSASGDDTVRAIDAETGEPFMVDGEPWVFEGHTSTVRSVAVEGDTVYSASSDETVRAIDAETGEPFMVDGEPWVFEGHTDRVRGVAVEGDTVYSASSDETVRAIDAETGEEQWAFDGHDRWVHDVAVEGDTVYSAGDVRDETVRALDAETGEEQWVFDGHDDDVYSVAVEGSTVYSAGDDDTVRAIDVYTGLQKWVFDGHDRSFFGVAVEGDTVYSAGADGTVRAIDAETGILKIVPRISF from the coding sequence ATGAGAAACAAGGCAATATGTTTAGCTGCTTTTTTGATGCTCTCGTTTAACTCACACCTTTATGCTAGCGCAGTGCCAAGCGCAAAATGGAGTGCCGAATGGGCACATAAATCAACTGTTTATGGTGTTACAGTCAAGGGTGATAGGGTCTATACTTCCGGTGATGATGGTACCGTTCGCGCAATCGATACCAAAACAGGAGCTGGTAAGTGGGTTTTTCGGGGACATGAGGATGGGACCCAGATCGCAGCTGTCGCAGCAACAAGTGACCTTGTATTTACTGCGGGTCATGATCAAACTATACGGGCGATCGATGCAGAAACAGGAGAAGAAGCTTGGGTTTTCGGAGGAATACCCGATGACTTTCAGGATGATGTGCTAGAGGATGGTGTTGCGTATAGCTTCAGTGACCAGGATGTCCATGCAAATGACATTACAGGCAGTGAAAGAGGGTGGGTGTTTGATGGACACGACGCAGAGGTAACAGGAGTAACAGTCAAGCAAGACACCGTATACAGTATCGATAAAAATGACAACATCTATGCCATAGATATTAAATCAGGGGACGGATCCAAACACGAAAGCCATACCGATGGTATCTTGCGAGATATAGCTGTTATCGATGACACCGTTTATAGCGCCTGCCGAGAAACGGTCCGTGCCATAGATGCTTCTTCGGGCACGGCAGTAAGAACGGGTGATGACGCCTGGGTTTACGAACCCGAAACCGGCCGCATCAGGAGCGTTGCAGCACAAGGGGACACCGTCTACGTGGGGAGTACCGATAACACTATCCGCGCCATCGATGCCGAAACCGGTGAACCCTTCATGGTCGATGGCGAGCCGTGGGTCTTTGAGGGGCATGACGATGATGTTTATAGCGTCTCTGTGGAGGGTGGTACCGTCTACAGCGCCAGCGCCGATGAGACCGTCCGCGCCGTTGATGCTAATACAGCCGAGGAAAAATGGAAGTATGCCGGGTATGGTGCATCAATTCGAGCGGTCGAAACAAATAATGGAACCGCGTATATAGGAGGAAGTAACGGAGAAATACAAGCTATTGATGCTAAAACCGGGGAGTATTTATGGGGCTATGCGGAACATGCAGAATATACTGAGTCAGGAGCAACATGGATAGCTGACATCGCTGTGACGGATGATGCTCTCTTCGCCGCGGGAGATGATGAGGGATGGATCTGGGCCTTAACTGGTGATTGGAAGTGGGTCTTCGAGGGGCCCGGCCGGTTCTACAACGTCGCGGTGGAGGGCGATACCGTCTACGGCGCCTGCCAGCATAACAACGTGCGCGCCATCGATGTTCATACCGGCTTACAGAAATGGGTATTTGAGGGGCATGAGGGCACGGCGGCCCGTGTCCGGGATGTTGCGGTAGAGGGCGATACCGTCTACAGCGCCTCCGGCGATGATACCGTGCGCGCCATCGATGCCGAAACCGGTGAACCCTTCATGGTCGATGGCGAGCCGTGGGTCTTTGAGGGGCATACCAGCACGGTCAGGAGCGTCGCGGTGGAGGGCGATACCGTCTACAGCGCCAGCTCCGATGAGACCGTCCGCGCCATCGATGCCGAAACCGGTGAACCCTTCATGGTCGATGGCGAGCCGTGGGTCTTTGAGGGGCATACCGATAGGGTCCGCGGCGTCGCGGTGGAGGGCGATACCGTCTACAGCGCCAGCTCCGATGAGACCGTCCGCGCCATCGATGCCGAGACCGGCGAGGAGCAGTGGGCTTTCGATGGGCATGACCGGTGGGTCCACGACGTCGCGGTGGAAGGCGATACCGTCTATAGCGCTGGCGATGTCCGTGATGAAACCGTGCGCGCCCTCGATGCTGAGACCGGCGAGGAGCAGTGGGTCTTCGATGGGCATGACGATGATGTTTACAGTGTCGCGGTGGAGGGCAGTACCGTCTACAGCGCCGGCGATGATGACACCGTGCGCGCCATCGATGTTTATACCGGCTTACAGAAATGGGTCTTCGATGGGCATGACCGCTCGTTCTTCGGTGTCGCGGTGGAGGGTGATACCGTCTACAGCGCAGGCGCCGATGGTACCGTGCGCGCCATCGATGCCGAAACAGGAATACTGAAAATAGTTCCCAGAATCTCTTTCTGA